A single Microbacterium protaetiae DNA region contains:
- a CDS encoding ATPase, whose amino-acid sequence MKSLVWFVLGIAGGFVVAHFMNKDPRGHEVLAAVDARIAEFTDRIGDAYRDQEARLASAGPLASAGPAPVAAAAPAAGASEPSA is encoded by the coding sequence ATGAAGAGTCTGGTGTGGTTCGTGCTCGGCATCGCCGGTGGATTCGTGGTCGCGCACTTCATGAACAAGGACCCGCGCGGGCACGAGGTGCTCGCCGCCGTCGATGCGCGCATCGCCGAATTCACCGACCGGATCGGTGACGCCTACCGCGATCAAGAAGCTCGCCTGGCATCGGCCGGCCCGCTGGCATCGGCCGGCCCGGCACCCGTCGCCGCGGCGGCACCCGCGGCTGGGGCATCCGAACCGTCCGCCTGA
- the rpsD gene encoding 30S ribosomal protein S4, producing MVTKSQDRRKVRLSRALGVALTPKAARYLEKRPYGPGEHGRTKRKADSDYAVRLREKQRLREQYGIREKQLRIAFNEARRKDGLTGENLVELLEMRLDALVLRAGFARTTAQARQFVVHRHIMVDGQLVDRPSFRVKPGQVIHVKERSEGTEPFQVAAAGGNAEVLPPVPGYLEVDLEKLQARLVRRPKRAEVPVTCEVQLVVEYYAAR from the coding sequence GTGGTTACGAAGTCCCAGGATCGCCGTAAGGTGCGTCTGTCTCGCGCCCTCGGCGTCGCGCTCACCCCGAAAGCTGCGCGCTATCTCGAGAAGCGCCCCTATGGCCCCGGCGAGCACGGGCGCACCAAGCGCAAGGCCGACAGCGACTACGCCGTCCGTCTGCGCGAGAAGCAGCGCCTGCGTGAGCAGTACGGCATTCGCGAGAAGCAGCTGCGCATCGCGTTCAACGAGGCCCGTCGCAAGGACGGCCTGACCGGTGAGAACCTCGTCGAGCTGCTCGAGATGCGTCTGGACGCCCTCGTGCTGCGCGCCGGCTTCGCCCGCACCACGGCGCAGGCCCGCCAGTTCGTCGTGCACCGTCACATCATGGTCGACGGCCAGCTCGTCGACCGCCCGTCGTTCCGTGTGAAGCCGGGCCAGGTCATCCACGTCAAGGAGCGCAGCGAGGGCACCGAGCCGTTCCAGGTGGCAGCCGCCGGCGGCAACGCCGAGGTGCTGCCCCCGGTACCCGGCTACCTCGAGGTCGACCTCGAGAAGCTGCAGGCGCGCCTGGTGCGTCGCCCGAAGCGCGCCGAGGTCCCCGTCACGTGCGAGGTCCAGCTGGTCGTCGAGTACTACGCGGCCCGCTGA